AAGACACGCCTTATAAACTTGCTTGCACCGCGACGCCTTCGCCGAATGACGTGATGGAACTCGGCAACCACGCGGAATTTGTGGGCATTATGCGGTCGAATGAAATGCTCGCTATGTATTTCGTTCACGACGGCGGCGATACAAAAAAAGGGAATTATATACTTGACTCCCTCACTCCTTTTTGGTATATTTGGACTATGAGCAAAAGCACAATATCCACTTTTCAACTGTTCGAGGCGGTTCCTAATCAGGAAGCCGCTCGGATTTATCTCGAATCCCGCTTGTGGCCTAACGGCGTGATTTGTCCGGCTTGTAAGGCCGGTGAACGTATCACGACTAGGAAAGGCGGTTACTATCGCTGTAACGCTTGTAAACTGGATTTCACCGTCCGCACGGGCACGATCTTCGAGCGGTCGCACGTTCCGCTTCACAAGTGGATATATGCGATGTATTTGCTCGTTACCGCCCGTAAGGGCATCTCGTCGCTCCAACTGGGCAAAGAGATAGGCGTTACGCAAAAGTCCGCTTGGTTTATGCTCCAACGGCTCCGAGAGGCTTGCGGGAACGACATCGACAAACTGCAAGGCATTGTCGAAATTGATGAAACCTACATCGGCGGTAAAGAGGCCAACAAGCACGCCAATATGAAACTGAATCGCGGACGCGGGGTCGTTGGAAAGCAAGCCGTTCTTGGTATGCGTGAGCGCGGCGGTCGAACCAAAGCGATGCACATTAAGAACGCGAGTCTGCCGATCATTCAGCAAGCTATCCATAATCACGTTGCGGTTGGCTCTACGATCTTTACAGACGAACACGGTGCTTACAGCGACCTTAACGGGCTTTTCTTCAACCATTCGGCTGTCAACCACTCTGGCGGCGAATATGGACGCGACGGCATCAATACGAACTCGATTGAGAGCGTCTGGGCTTTGCTGAAACGCGGCATTACTGGCGTTTACCATCACGTTAGCCCGAAACATCTTGACCGCTACGTTGCTGAATTTACGTTTCGGCTCAATTTCGGAAACGTCAAATATCACACGCTCGAAAGGCTTGATAGCTTTGTTTACGCTTCCTTTAACAAACGATTGACCTACAAGGAGTTGACCGCATAATGAATGAGAAAAAAGAGATTCCCGAATCGTTAAATCGGATAACGGATGTGGTTGTGAATTACAAGCCAAAGGACAAGCAAAAGAAACCGCCAAAAAGGAAGCCAAAGAAAAAATGAAAGTTTTAATTGCCTGTGAATATTCGGGAACGGTCAGAGAGGCGTTTAAGGCTCTCGGACACGATGCGTGGAGTTGCGACATTCTACCTACGGAGATTCCCGGCCAGCATATCCAAGACGATGTTTTGACCGTCATTAACGACGATTGGGATTTAATGATCGCGCACCCGCCCTGCACATACCTAAGCAATGCCGGGGCGAGATTTTTATACCCGAAAGGCGTTTTGAATAATGACCGCCTAGCTCTCGGCTTAAAGGCCAAAGAACTGTTTATGGCGTTGCTCGAAGCTGATATTCCTAAAATTGCCATTGAAAATCCTGTTCCATCCACCGTGTTTTTGCTGCCTAAATATGACCAGACGATTCAGCCGTTCTATTTTGGCGATCCTGTGCAAAAGAAAACCTGCCTATGGTTGAAAAATTTGCCACC
This DNA window, taken from Chloracidobacterium sp., encodes the following:
- a CDS encoding IS1595 family transposase yields the protein MSKSTISTFQLFEAVPNQEAARIYLESRLWPNGVICPACKAGERITTRKGGYYRCNACKLDFTVRTGTIFERSHVPLHKWIYAMYLLVTARKGISSLQLGKEIGVTQKSAWFMLQRLREACGNDIDKLQGIVEIDETYIGGKEANKHANMKLNRGRGVVGKQAVLGMRERGGRTKAMHIKNASLPIIQQAIHNHVAVGSTIFTDEHGAYSDLNGLFFNHSAVNHSGGEYGRDGINTNSIESVWALLKRGITGVYHHVSPKHLDRYVAEFTFRLNFGNVKYHTLERLDSFVYASFNKRLTYKELTA
- a CDS encoding DNA cytosine methyltransferase, translated to MKVLIACEYSGTVREAFKALGHDAWSCDILPTEIPGQHIQDDVLTVINDDWDLMIAHPPCTYLSNAGARFLYPKGVLNNDRLALGLKAKELFMALLEADIPKIAIENPVPSTVFLLPKYDQTIQPFYFGDPVQKKTCLWLKNLPPLVSTDICLNAQSTKIPGNWFNKGGKARQKNRAKTFQGIADAMAQQWGHSL